In Williamwhitmania sp., the genomic stretch GGGAGATCATTCTGTTTCTAGTTGGTCTTGTGCTTATTGCCATAGAGGTGTTTGCCATTCCTGGTTTTGGTATTGTAGGCATTACCGGTATTGTGCTCACCTTTCTTGGGCTTACCCTGAGCATGATAGACAACAACCTCTTTAAGCAGCAGGGGCCAATTCCTGCAGGCCCCATTGTGCAACCGGTGGTAATTGTCTCCGTGAGCATGTTCCTCTCACTGGTAATGGTGCTCTTTCTAAGCAAAAACCTATTTGGCAACAAACGCTCACCACTCTACCGTCTGGCATTACATGCCCGATTGACCGAGCAGGAAGGATTTGTTGGCGTGGACCTTAGCCAAAAAGATATGGTCGGAAAAACAGGAGTAGCCGTATCGGTGCTACGACCCTCGGGCAAGGTTGAAATTGATGGGGAAGTTTATGATGCCGTTTCCACAGACGGATTCACGCCAAAGGGCGAAACGGTGGTGGTTAAGAAAAATCTTGCGGGACAGCTCTACGTTACCAAACCATAAAATACTAGACCATGGAAACGCAATTTACCATTAGAGACTACAGGCCAAACGACTACCGGGGTGTGCTCACCCTGTGGCAGGCAACAGGGTTGGGTGGTGCTCACCGGGGCGACAACGATAAGGTGATTGCCAACACATTGGAGTTGGGCGGCAAAATGCTGGTAATTGAGGATACCGCATCGCAGGAGATTGTGGGCACCTCGTGGATGACCTTTGACGGACGACGGATTGGCCTCCACCATTTTGGAATCTTGCCACGGTTGCAGCGTACTGGATTGGGAAAAAAATTGGCCCGGGCCAGCCTTGCCTTTGCCAAGTATAAGGGCTACCAAATTAAGTTGGAGGTGCACCGCGACAACGCCAACGCCATAGCCCTATACACCAAGCTGGGCTTCACCTACCTCGGTGACTACGACGTTTACATTATTAGAGATTATGAGGGGTTGGATATTTAAGGTAAGAGGCTTACAAGCAAATTAGTTATAAGGGTTAGCGGTGTGCATCATTTATGATGCGTTTATGCCTACTACTGAATTAATGAGGTACAAAAGCAAGTAGTCAATCGGTTATTACCCCAATTATCTTAAATCAAAAATAATTCCAAAATTAAGAGATGCACCTAATGGTTTTATGATAGCGAATGTTTTAAAACCAGCTGTTAAAAATATTGAATTATTCTTCTTCTGATAATTCAACCCAAAATTTAACGATTGTGCTGCAAAACCTGAACCTAAATCAAAGACGTATGATATTATTGGACTAAGTCCCATTTTTGGATTAATGTAATTGACAGAAAATGGTATCTCAACCTTTGATGATATATCCGTACCAATTTTATTAGGACTGTGCAATCCAATTCCCAGATAAACCTTTTCGCTTTTTTCTGATTGCTGAAAAAGTATATCGAATCCATATGTTTGTATTAGAGCGTTGCTTGACTCTGGATCATCAACATTTGGGAAATAACCAACGACTCCTCCTGATACAATCAACTTTATTTTTCGTGGAATTCTTTTTTCATAGATAATGCATTTTTCATCCTGACATGTTAATTTCTGGTATTTCTCAG encodes the following:
- a CDS encoding GNAT family N-acetyltransferase; translated protein: METQFTIRDYRPNDYRGVLTLWQATGLGGAHRGDNDKVIANTLELGGKMLVIEDTASQEIVGTSWMTFDGRRIGLHHFGILPRLQRTGLGKKLARASLAFAKYKGYQIKLEVHRDNANAIALYTKLGFTYLGDYDVYIIRDYEGLDI